One segment of Carya illinoinensis cultivar Pawnee chromosome 13, C.illinoinensisPawnee_v1, whole genome shotgun sequence DNA contains the following:
- the LOC122292883 gene encoding dehydration-responsive element-binding protein 1B-like, with protein MDSENIQSLSSLSSSSSSSSCQLSPSSAWQNLNPPLISQAPCISSQKRIKAGRKKFKVTRHPIYRGVRQRNGKNWVSEIREPKNKSRIWLGTYAAPEMAARAYDAAALQIRGTMAVLNFPDSACLVPRARSSSSRDIQEAAFMAAEAFRPGAVSSSSCSSSSTTLLPNKTQDKVLETSKQGENKDQKVLEHLSLEIVSANKSSSDDDDDDEEVPNQDSTFFFDEEALFNMPGLLNSMAEGLILTPPAIGGGFDCDHDFTCDMDLTLWSD; from the coding sequence ATGGACTCTGAGAATATTCAATCGTTGTCTTCCttgtcatcatcatcttcttcctcctcatGCCAGCTTTCTCCATCCAGCGCATGGCAGAACCTTAACCCTCCATTAATATCCCAAGCTCCATGCATATCATCACAGAAGCGAATTAAAGCCGGGAGAAAGAAGTTCAAAGTGACGCGCCACCCAATATACAGGGGTGTTCGGCAAAGAAACGGCAAAAATTGGGTTTCTGAAATACGTGAACCGAAAAATAAATCGAGAATATGGCTGGGGACTTACGCTGCCCCAGAAATGGCAGCTAGGGCATATGATGCGGCTGCCTTACAAATTCGGGGAACTATGGCTGTGCTCAATTTTCCTGACTCAGCTTGCCTTGTTCCACGAGCTAGGTCATCTTCTTCTAGGGATATACAGGAGGCAGCTTTCATGGCTGCGGAGGCTTTTAGGCCTGGCGCTGTATCGTCTTCCTCCTGCTCCTCCAGTAGTACTACTCTTCTACCCAATAAGACCCAAGATAAGGTTTTGGAAACTTCCAAGCAGGGAGAGAACAAAGATCAGAAGGTATTAGAACATTTGTCACTAGAAATTGTCTCTGCTAATAAGAGCTCctctgatgatgatgatgatgatgaagaagtTCCAAACCAGGATAGTACGTTTTTCTTTGACGAGGAAGCATTGTTCAATATGCCAGGTTTGCTGAACAGCATGGCGGAGGGCTTGATTCTTACACCACCAGCTATAGGTGGAGGATTTGATTGTGATCATGACTTTACATGTGACATGGATTTGACTTTATGGAGCGATTGA
- the LOC122292686 gene encoding stress-response A/B barrel domain-containing protein At5g22580 — protein MGDFKHLVIAKFKEGVVVEEILKGMEKLASDLEAVKSFEWGQDIESQEMLRQGFTHAFIMTFHKKEDFTAFLGHPNHVEFSTTFSAAIEKIVLLDFPAVLVKAPA, from the exons ATGGGAGATTTCAAGCACTTGGTGATTGCTAAGTTCAAGGAAGGTGTGGTGGTGGAGGAGATTTTGAAAGGGATGGAGAAGTTGGCTTCTGATCTTGAAGCTGTCAAGTCCTTCGAATG GGGGCAGGACATTGAAAGCCAAGAGATGCTTAGACAAGGCTTTACTCATGCCTTCATAATGACATTCCACAAGAAGGAAGACTTCACTGCATTTCTCGGTCATCCTAATCATGTCGAATTCTCCACAACATTTTCTGCAGCTATTGAAAAGATAGTGCTGCTTGATTTCCCAGCTGTTCTTGTCAAGGCGCCAGCATGA
- the LOC122292685 gene encoding uncharacterized protein LOC122292685 yields the protein MLVFSLSFLFFVFCSFFMTSKTPSQQYSSSTIERSIQLKKMQISKDGLLLLKPLLLMLTLFFTSVAQDAPTSFCGKIQIQYPFLNNSNSTESSLLHRMIQCKSQKLYFRTSVGLFPVSSINYTRKFLTITHRHCSSSEHYVSPLLLSAGFPPPPPPMLNSLLLFNCSNKAHPFSPVIRNCTRLPASCGSSSKVQKLEQKPGVPHSSCLLVHDLEKLGVGFSPKDFNCSHYSHLHRSLSGENYEEYHELGTRISFDIPDHVPNPCNECEKPNGNCGVGLRCICHPNECKDKVISMGGSLDTFGIVLFSLISLVVVIVSTQ from the exons ATGcttgttttctctctctcttttttgttttttgttttttgttcttttttcatGACATCAAAGACACCATCCCAGCAATATTCTTCTTCAACAATTGAAAGATCAATCCAATTGAAGAAAATGCAGATCAGCAAGGATGGGCTCCTTCTTCTGAAACCTCTGCTGCTCATGCtcactttatttttcacttcTGTAGCTCAAGATGCTCCAACAAGCTTTTGCGGCAAAATCCAAATCCAATACCCCTTTCTGAATAACTCGAATTCAACCGAGTCCTCTCTACTACACCGAATGATCCAATGCAAATCCCAGAAGCTATACTTTAGAACCTCAGTTGGTCTTTTTCCTGTATCTTCCATCAATTACACCAGAAAATTCCTGACTATTACTCACCGCCATTGCTCTTCTTCAGAACACTATGTGTCTCCTTTACTTCTCTCAGCTggttttcctcctcctcctcctccaatgCTCAACTCACTTCTTCTCTTCAACTGCTCAAACAAAGCACATCCCTTTTCACCCGTTATCCGAAACTGCACTCGCTTACCTGCATCATGTGGATCTTCTTCTAAAGTTCAGAAACTAGAACAAAAACCAGGAGTTCCTCATTCATCATGTTTACTTGTTCATGATCTTGAAAAGCTGGGAGTGGGTTTTAGTCCAAAAGATTTCAACTGCTCTCATTACAGCCATTTACACAGATCCTTGTCAGGTGAAAACTACGAAGAATATCATGAGCTGGGAACAAGGATTTCCTTTGACATTCCTGATCACGTACCGAATCCGTGTAACGAGTGCGAGAAACCAAATGGTAATTGTGGAGTTGGGTTGAGGTGCATCTGCCACCCAAACGAGTGCA AAGATAAGGTCATTTCTATGGGCGGATCCCTGGACACTTTCGGTATTGTtctcttttctttgatttctttggTCGTTGTAATCGTTTCCACtcaatga